In Nitrosococcus oceani ATCC 19707, the following proteins share a genomic window:
- a CDS encoding TIGR03751 family conjugal transfer lipoprotein: protein MVGCASTKESVLPQDGPTMKSIYDQHMVDVQQSGHRRTIGGQPLPQSGIDHYRGFVREAANEIDTVFPRLPNPTLVMYIFPHLSGSERTPVPGYVTTFPFYERVEYALPGEVPGEVPGEVPAPIVPSPDEQ, encoded by the coding sequence ATGGTCGGCTGCGCCAGCACCAAGGAGTCGGTGTTGCCGCAGGACGGTCCCACCATGAAGTCCATCTACGACCAGCACATGGTTGATGTTCAGCAGTCTGGCCATCGTCGAACTATCGGTGGTCAGCCGTTACCGCAATCCGGTATCGACCACTACCGGGGCTTTGTGCGAGAGGCCGCTAATGAAATCGACACGGTATTTCCCCGCCTGCCAAATCCCACCCTGGTGATGTATATCTTTCCTCATCTATCGGGCAGTGAACGCACGCCGGTACCGGGCTATGTCACCACCTTTCCCTTTTACGAGAGGGTGGAGTACGCCTTACCGGGAGAAGTGCCGGGGGAAGTGCCCGGTGAGGTGCCGGCACCGATCGTACCTTCGCCCGACGAGCAGTAG